The Herpetosiphonaceae bacterium genomic sequence GTCCACGGCTGCGGAACTTCAGATCCTCAGCCTACCGCGATTATCCAGCCGTAGCAAAAAGACTTGACGACACAGGGTAGCAAGATCGCAACAGGCAGCGGCGCTCCTGTCGTGGGCAGCGGTGACGGCATCTTCACCGGCGGTATGTGCTTCTTTCCACCAGACGGCGGCAGACTGGGGTAGACTCGATTCACTGGCACAGAGAGCGTTTACGCCATGCCATATCTTCATCGCAGGCAGGAAGGAGCAGTGCGATGATTACGCCAACTGAAACCCGTCGTCTGTATCGCTCGCACACCAATATCGTCTTCGCGGGCGTGGCAGGCGGGATTGCCGAATACTTCAACGTCGACCCGACGCTGGTGCGCGTCCTGCTTGCGCTCGGCTTGCTGGCCGCCTCCGGGCCGTTCGCGCCGATCATCTATGCGATCCTCGCGATCGTCATCCCGGTCGCGCCCGCAGCGCATCACGCGCGAGTCTATGATGTTCGATAGCTCCATGCGCGGCGTGCGCGTGCCGACAGGCCGGTCGTCTGGGCGATGGCGCGCGCTGAGAAGGAGATCATCGGGCAGTCAAACCCTAACCGCCCGATGCAGTAACGCGGAGAGATGCACCCCTATCTCTCCGCGTTGCGTTCCCGCTGAGCCATCAGGCCGGGGGCTTGAGGCCGCGAACCAAAAAAACAGGCGAACAAAGGCTGCACGTCCTTGTCCGCTTGTTCCCTTCGATCCTCATAGCTGCCGGGCTGGACGCGGCTGCTCGACCAGCGGCTCCGGTCGATCGCCGAGCAGCGCGGCGTCTACCGAGAAGAGGCCGGGACTGAGCAGCGCCAGCGCCGCCGATCCCAGCAGCAGCAGCCACTCCACCCGCATATCGTTGAATCCAACGGCCAGATTCGGGCCTGCAAACGCTTTGGGAGCAGCTACCAGCAGCAGCGCGACCACCATATTGGCGACAAACAGCAGGCCGAAGAGACGAGTCAGCACGCCGACGATCAACGCCAGCCCGCCGAGCAGCTCAAGGTAGGCGATGAACGGCCCCATCAGCGACGGCAGCGGGATGCCCAGGCTGCCGAAGAAACCGGCAACCCGATCGGTGCCGCCCATCACTTTGCTCAGACCTGCCAGGAAGAAGGTTAGACCGATGGCGATCCGCAGCAGGAGCGGAGCCACGGACTCGTACGCAGCAAGACGGCGTAACATAGAAGCCTCCTTTTACAATCTGCCACGCTGGCCGTGATTGTCTTGCCTGGATCTACGTACGAATCATGCTCACCGAATCTCATCGCCCGGTCGCGCATCAGCCGTGTGATTGCCGCTCGGCCAGCGCATCCAGCAGCGGCTCGCTTCGCCAGACCAGCGGCAGCCCCAGCCGCTCGGCCAGCCGCGCAAGCTGCGGCGGCTCGACCGCGCTCTGCGCCAGCAGGTCGGGACGCGCAAAGACGATCTCCGGCGGGCCGTCCA encodes the following:
- a CDS encoding DoxX family protein; protein product: MLRRLAAYESVAPLLLRIAIGLTFFLAGLSKVMGGTDRVAGFFGSLGIPLPSLMGPFIAYLELLGGLALIVGVLTRLFGLLFVANMVVALLLVAAPKAFAGPNLAVGFNDMRVEWLLLLGSAALALLSPGLFSVDAALLGDRPEPLVEQPRPARQL
- a CDS encoding PspC domain-containing protein, which encodes MITPTETRRLYRSHTNIVFAGVAGGIAEYFNVDPTLVRVLLALGLLAASGPFAPIIYAILAIVIPVAPAAHHARVYDVR